One Alkalicoccus halolimnae DNA segment encodes these proteins:
- a CDS encoding glycine/sarcosine/betaine reductase selenoprotein B family protein: MISKIKDLIFQKIAKRSIKKHGSEVVDPLQQPKKPMNEWRVAFLTTAGIHLKEEAPFDVEAGDWSVRYIPSTSVHDDLTVSHTHYDTKAAEEDVNTVLPVKALQELEKEGTIGSLTPTFFGMMGYIPRVDKLMNESVPLIIKRLKEEHADVVLLSPG, encoded by the coding sequence TTGATATCAAAAATAAAAGATCTTATATTTCAGAAGATAGCCAAACGATCCATAAAAAAGCATGGCAGCGAAGTGGTCGATCCGCTGCAGCAGCCGAAAAAACCGATGAACGAATGGCGCGTTGCTTTTTTAACGACGGCAGGTATACATTTGAAAGAAGAAGCGCCGTTTGACGTGGAGGCTGGAGACTGGAGCGTCCGCTACATTCCGTCGACCTCCGTTCATGACGATTTAACAGTCTCCCACACCCACTATGATACGAAAGCAGCAGAGGAGGATGTCAATACGGTTCTCCCGGTTAAAGCGCTGCAGGAGCTTGAAAAAGAGGGGACGATTGGCAGTCTTACGCCGACTTTCTTTGGAATGATGGGCTATATTCCCCGCGTGGATAAACTGATGAACGAAAGTGTACCGCTTATCATTAAACGGCTGAAGGAAGAACATGCGGACGTCGTCCTTCTTTCTCCCGGCTGA
- a CDS encoding 4a-hydroxytetrahydrobiopterin dehydratase, with protein MILTKEEVQENLSDSDGWELEGEKWISKNFTLSSFPKAIQFVHSLADIAEDRQHHPYIIIDHKKVTVKLSTNDEGGLTQKDFESAHAYDRTFQKYS; from the coding sequence ATGATATTAACGAAAGAAGAAGTCCAGGAAAACTTGTCAGATTCAGATGGATGGGAGCTCGAAGGTGAAAAGTGGATCAGTAAAAATTTCACGCTTTCCTCCTTTCCAAAAGCGATTCAATTCGTTCATTCACTGGCCGATATAGCGGAGGACAGGCAGCACCACCCGTATATAATTATTGATCATAAAAAGGTTACGGTGAAGCTGAGCACAAACGATGAAGGCGGGTTGACGCAGAAGGATTTCGAGTCTGCTCACGCCTATGACCGTACGTTCCAGAAGTATTCGTAA
- a CDS encoding EAL domain-containing protein — protein MRSCQICQGETPLSETGQIVFSSDNSMVIAELYEQFQHEKADRNDRNTLLYLPYHSWEELKILMIRVEDYLRESDRSKLRGKLITNEGQEKIEGNEFTLDELREQVEQPKLVKIIQEKLFRSFVQPIIDAKSSKTYGYEFLLRPNSKLYPFNPGELFAFSQRSGLQSKLDSQARINAIRTSAHKLEPGTKRFINFLPSSIYNPKHCLQSTFQAARDYDVNPYDLVFEVVETEKITDLDHLKFIFSEYQQAGMKTALDDVGSGYATLEVLQELKPDYAKIDRELVKDIHIYPEKIEKIKAIRAVTGKMSTMLLAEGIESQLEYEAVKPLVDYAQGYYFGKPAVIPE, from the coding sequence ATGCGTTCATGTCAAATATGTCAGGGGGAAACTCCTCTGTCGGAAACCGGACAAATTGTTTTTTCAAGCGATAATTCAATGGTTATCGCGGAGCTGTACGAACAATTTCAGCACGAGAAGGCAGATAGAAACGATCGGAATACGCTGCTGTACCTCCCTTACCATTCTTGGGAAGAGCTGAAAATACTCATGATCCGCGTAGAGGATTACCTCCGGGAGAGCGACCGTTCGAAGCTCCGCGGAAAACTGATTACGAACGAAGGACAGGAAAAAATCGAGGGCAATGAATTTACTCTTGATGAATTAAGAGAACAGGTGGAGCAGCCTAAGCTTGTTAAAATCATCCAGGAAAAGCTGTTCCGCTCTTTCGTTCAGCCGATTATTGACGCAAAGTCTTCCAAGACATACGGCTATGAATTTCTGCTCAGGCCTAACAGCAAACTGTACCCGTTTAATCCGGGAGAACTGTTTGCTTTTTCCCAGCGGTCGGGTCTGCAGTCCAAACTGGACAGTCAGGCAAGAATTAACGCAATCCGTACAAGTGCGCACAAGCTGGAGCCTGGTACGAAGCGGTTCATAAACTTTCTGCCATCTTCCATCTACAATCCAAAACACTGTCTGCAGAGCACGTTTCAGGCAGCACGCGACTACGATGTGAATCCGTATGACTTAGTGTTTGAAGTGGTGGAAACAGAAAAAATAACCGATCTGGATCATTTAAAGTTTATCTTTTCTGAGTACCAGCAGGCAGGCATGAAAACAGCTCTCGATGATGTAGGCAGCGGATATGCCACATTGGAAGTGCTGCAGGAGCTGAAACCTGACTACGCCAAGATCGACCGGGAGCTCGTCAAAGATATTCATATTTATCCGGAAAAGATTGAAAAGATCAAAGCAATCCGGGCAGTAACCGGCAAAATGTCGACGATGCTTCTGGCTGAAGGAATCGAAAGCCAACTTGAGTATGAAGCTGTCAAACCGCTTGTCGATTACGCTCAAGGCTATTACTTCGGAAAACCGGCTGTTATTCCTGAATAA
- the arsC gene encoding arsenate reductase (thioredoxin) has translation MTKPIIYFLCTGNSCRSQMAEGWGKHYLSGEWDVYSAGIEAHGVNPKAVKAMEEAGIDISDQTSDTIDQDLLKRADFVVTLCGHANDVCPATPPNKERDHWGFDDPAKAEGSEEEKWAFFQRVRDEIGERIKTFQQTGN, from the coding sequence ATGACAAAACCAATCATTTACTTTCTATGTACAGGTAATTCCTGCCGCAGCCAGATGGCAGAAGGCTGGGGCAAACACTATTTAAGCGGGGAATGGGACGTTTATTCCGCCGGGATTGAAGCTCACGGAGTTAACCCGAAAGCTGTTAAGGCAATGGAAGAGGCAGGGATCGATATTTCTGATCAAACGTCCGATACGATCGACCAGGACCTGCTGAAGCGGGCTGACTTCGTGGTCACTCTCTGCGGTCATGCGAATGACGTATGTCCGGCAACCCCCCCGAATAAAGAGCGTGACCATTGGGGATTTGATGATCCAGCGAAAGCAGAAGGCTCTGAAGAAGAAAAATGGGCCTTTTTCCAGCGGGTACGCGACGAAATCGGTGAACGCATTAAAACTTTTCAGCAGACAGGGAATTAA